A stretch of the Aegilops tauschii subsp. strangulata cultivar AL8/78 chromosome 4, Aet v6.0, whole genome shotgun sequence genome encodes the following:
- the LOC141021737 gene encoding uncharacterized protein, giving the protein MAFADEYKDVEAHGNTKLHVIQTNDKKQMAITLAQYERHLSLRRHKIVGIDLEYNNDPEVTQKPALCQLSIGKKHPVLLFQLSAAERCTVFNNFLADPRYTFACFSIDGDKTRLERVNLEVANFVDIQKEWRVPEATKELDSLGDVSGMLIDDYYNNMKKKITDDEHKRWATLPLSMRHIEYAAKDAYAP; this is encoded by the coding sequence ATGGCGTTCGCCGACGAGTACAAGGACGTGGAGGCCCACGGCAACACCAAGTTGCACGTCATCCAAACCAACGATAAGAAGCAGATGGCGATCACCCTCGCGCAGTACGAGCGCCACCTCAGCCTCCGGCGCCACAAGATCGTCGGCATTGATCTCGAGTACAACAACGATCCTGAAGTGACGCAGAAACCCGCCCTCTGCCAACTCTCCATCGGCAAGAAACACCCGGTGCTGCTCTTCCAACTGAGCGCCGCTGAAAGGTGCACCGTCTTCAACAACTTCCTCGCCGACCCCAGGTACACCTTTGCATGCTTCTCCATCGACGGCGATAAAACCAGGCTAGAGCGCGTCAATCTGGAGGTCGCCAACTTCGTCGACATCCAGAAGGAGTGGAGGGTGCCCGAGGCAACCAAGGAGTTGGACTCCCTTGGAGACGTCTCCGGCATGCTCATCGACGACTACTACaacaacatgaagaagaagatcacTGACGACGAGCACAAGCGCTGGGCCACCCTACCTCTGTCCATGAGGCACATCGAGTACGCGGCAAAGGACGCCTACGCACCGTAG